One region of Streptomyces davaonensis JCM 4913 genomic DNA includes:
- a CDS encoding NAD(P)H-dependent oxidoreductase, which produces MSVRILALVGSLRAGSHNRQLAEAAVKLAPEGTEVELYEGLAEIPFYNEDIDVEGSVPAAAAKLRAAAQSSDAFLLFSPEYNGTIPAVLKNAIDWLSRPYGAGAFGGKPVAVVGTAFGQYGGVWAQDEARKAVGIAGGKVLEDIKLSIPGSVTRFADTHPADDTEVAAQLTEVIARVHGHADETAAA; this is translated from the coding sequence ATGTCTGTTCGCATCCTCGCGCTCGTCGGCAGCCTCCGTGCCGGTTCGCACAACCGCCAGCTCGCCGAGGCGGCCGTGAAGCTCGCGCCCGAGGGCACCGAGGTCGAGCTCTACGAGGGCCTGGCCGAGATCCCGTTCTACAACGAGGACATCGACGTCGAGGGCAGCGTCCCGGCCGCCGCCGCCAAGCTGCGCGCCGCCGCGCAGTCCTCGGACGCCTTCCTGCTGTTCTCCCCCGAGTACAACGGCACGATCCCGGCCGTGCTGAAGAACGCCATCGACTGGCTGTCGCGGCCGTACGGCGCCGGCGCCTTCGGCGGCAAGCCGGTCGCCGTGGTCGGTACCGCGTTCGGGCAGTACGGCGGCGTGTGGGCGCAGGACGAGGCCCGCAAGGCGGTGGGCATCGCCGGCGGCAAGGTGCTGGAGGACATCAAGCTCTCCATCCCTGGCTCCGTGACCCGCTTCGCCGACACACACCCGGCCGACGACACCGAGGTCGCGGCCCAGCTGACCGAGGTCATCGCGCGCGTGCACGGCCACGCGGACGAGACGGCCGCCGCGTAA
- a CDS encoding LysR family transcriptional regulator — protein MIDLRRLHVLRAVSYYGTVTAAARALHFTPSAASQQIRQLARDLGVDLLEPRGRGVRLTPAAESLLAHADAIQARWEEAELDLRAEYSAPAGQLRVSGFPTAVSVLLAPMAVRLRERHPRLTVRIRETAVPECFDLLFEGETDLAVVEVTPHNPPQSDTRFDQRPLLDDPYDLVVPDDHRLAGHARVDLAEAAREAWIAPVPDSPCRPHVMSACGAAGFTPDVLHHAKDWTVTAHLVAHRLGVALVPRLAELTPDLPITRVRCAGNPHRTILSATRNGCRTRPAVAAALEELRELAPTAVA, from the coding sequence ATGATTGACCTTCGCCGACTGCACGTCCTGAGGGCGGTCTCCTACTACGGCACGGTCACCGCGGCCGCCCGTGCCCTGCACTTCACCCCGTCCGCCGCCTCCCAGCAGATTCGGCAACTCGCCCGTGACCTGGGTGTCGACCTGCTGGAACCGCGGGGGCGGGGAGTGCGGCTCACCCCGGCCGCGGAGAGCCTGCTCGCCCACGCCGATGCCATCCAGGCCCGCTGGGAGGAGGCCGAACTCGATCTGCGCGCCGAATACAGCGCTCCGGCCGGGCAATTGCGGGTCAGCGGCTTTCCGACGGCCGTGTCGGTGCTGCTGGCGCCGATGGCCGTCCGGCTGAGGGAGCGGCATCCGCGGCTGACCGTACGGATCCGGGAGACGGCGGTGCCGGAGTGCTTCGATCTGCTCTTCGAGGGGGAGACCGATCTGGCCGTGGTGGAGGTGACCCCGCACAACCCGCCGCAGAGCGACACTCGCTTCGACCAGCGGCCGCTGCTGGACGACCCGTACGACCTCGTCGTCCCCGACGACCACCGGCTGGCCGGCCACGCCCGCGTCGACCTCGCGGAGGCGGCGCGGGAGGCCTGGATCGCGCCGGTGCCGGACAGTCCCTGTCGCCCGCATGTGATGTCGGCCTGCGGGGCGGCGGGCTTCACCCCCGATGTGCTCCATCACGCCAAGGACTGGACGGTCACCGCCCACCTGGTGGCCCACCGCCTGGGTGTCGCCCTGGTCCCCCGCCTCGCCGAGCTGACCCCCGACCTGCCGATCACCCGGGTCCGCTGCGCCGGCAATCCGCACCGGACGATCCTCAGCGCCACCCGCAATGGCTGCCGCACCCGCCCGGCGGTGGCGGCGGCGCTGGAGGAACTGCGTGAGCTGGCACCTACGGCGGTGGCCTGA
- a CDS encoding LLM class F420-dependent oxidoreductase, translating into MRVGVHINRFEHPGGGPALGAELAAAGRAAEAAGVSWLSVMDHYFQMETNGGAEAPMLEAYTTLGFLAGHTSTVRLGALVTGVTYRHPGLLAKIVTTLDVLSAGRATLGIGAAWYDREHLGLGVEFPPVAERFERLDETLRICRQMWDPADNGPFEGRHYRLAETLCVPAPVSSPHPEIMIGGGGEKKTLRLVARHADACNLFASSPEEVAHKLDVLRRHCDTEGRDDAAIRRTILYVGDAVNEGDLDTFTRDITGYTKLGIDTVILAPSAGEAAAFIENFAAPAVQRLAELD; encoded by the coding sequence ATGCGGGTCGGCGTGCACATCAACCGGTTCGAGCACCCCGGGGGCGGCCCCGCGCTGGGTGCCGAGCTCGCCGCTGCGGGACGCGCGGCCGAGGCGGCCGGCGTGAGCTGGCTGTCGGTGATGGACCACTACTTCCAGATGGAGACCAACGGCGGCGCCGAGGCGCCCATGCTGGAGGCCTACACAACCCTCGGCTTCCTTGCGGGCCACACCTCCACGGTCCGGCTCGGCGCGCTGGTCACCGGCGTGACCTACCGCCATCCCGGGCTGCTCGCCAAGATCGTCACCACGCTGGACGTGCTCTCCGCGGGCCGGGCGACCCTGGGGATCGGGGCGGCCTGGTACGACCGCGAACACCTGGGCCTGGGCGTCGAGTTCCCGCCGGTCGCCGAGCGCTTCGAGCGGCTCGACGAGACGCTGCGGATCTGCCGCCAGATGTGGGACCCGGCCGACAACGGCCCCTTCGAGGGCCGCCACTACCGGCTCGCCGAGACCCTGTGCGTCCCGGCACCGGTCAGCAGCCCGCACCCGGAGATCATGATCGGCGGTGGGGGAGAGAAGAAGACCCTCCGTCTGGTCGCCCGGCACGCCGACGCGTGCAATCTCTTCGCGTCCAGCCCGGAAGAGGTCGCTCACAAGCTCGACGTGCTGCGCCGGCACTGTGACACCGAGGGCCGGGACGACGCCGCGATCCGCCGGACGATCCTCTACGTCGGGGACGCCGTGAACGAGGGCGACCTCGACACCTTCACCCGCGACATCACCGGCTACACCAAGCTCGGCATCGACACGGTGATCCTCGCCCCGAGCGCCGGGGAGGCGGCGGCGTTCATCGAGAACTTCGCCGCCCCGGCGGTTCAGCGGCTGGCCGAGCTGGACTGA
- a CDS encoding FkbM family methyltransferase encodes MQTLYRRLLQLMPRLGVRVTDLAPGTALVSRRGRYSVKPAGKDAWLVSRDGSAGGWTSVPLGESGARLILGKASAADERKLQMAAAEYLGTQHVAAMLDLYGVNCVLDVGANRGQYAKRLRKHGYQGRIVSFEPTEEAFARLSEAAERDPQWQVHHCGLGREDTTAEIHVGWNTMNSLLPASDYGRDRYKRFHTTRTEEIRVRRLDAVLDEALDGIEDPRPFLKMDTQGYDLEVFAGAGERIADFVGLQSEVAVLRLYEGSPPMSEAVATYEDGGFEITGMYPVTREAATGRVVEFDVVMMRSKAVQ; translated from the coding sequence ATGCAGACCCTTTACCGCAGACTGCTCCAGCTGATGCCCCGTCTCGGCGTGCGGGTGACGGACCTGGCCCCGGGAACCGCGCTGGTCTCCCGGCGCGGCCGGTACTCGGTGAAACCCGCGGGCAAGGACGCCTGGCTCGTCTCGCGCGACGGCTCGGCGGGCGGCTGGACCAGCGTCCCGCTGGGCGAGAGCGGGGCCCGGCTCATCCTCGGCAAGGCGTCCGCGGCGGATGAGCGCAAGCTCCAGATGGCCGCGGCCGAATACCTGGGCACGCAGCACGTCGCCGCCATGCTCGACCTCTACGGCGTCAACTGCGTTCTGGACGTCGGCGCCAACCGCGGCCAGTACGCCAAGCGGCTGCGCAAGCACGGCTACCAGGGCCGGATCGTCTCGTTCGAACCCACCGAGGAGGCCTTCGCCCGGCTCAGCGAGGCCGCCGAGCGCGATCCGCAGTGGCAGGTGCACCACTGCGGACTGGGCCGCGAGGACACCACGGCCGAGATCCACGTCGGCTGGAACACCATGAACTCCCTGCTCCCGGCGAGCGATTACGGCCGCGACCGCTACAAGCGCTTCCACACCACCCGCACCGAGGAGATCCGCGTCCGGCGCCTGGACGCCGTACTGGACGAGGCCCTCGACGGCATCGAGGACCCGCGCCCCTTCCTGAAGATGGACACCCAGGGCTACGACCTGGAGGTGTTCGCCGGGGCCGGCGAGCGGATCGCCGACTTCGTGGGCCTTCAGTCGGAGGTCGCCGTGCTGCGGCTGTACGAGGGCAGCCCGCCGATGAGCGAGGCGGTGGCCACGTACGAGGACGGCGGATTCGAGATCACCGGCATGTACCCGGTGACCCGGGAAGCGGCCACCGGGCGGGTGGTGGAGTTCGACGTCGTGATGATGCGGTCCAAGGCGGTTCAGTGA
- a CDS encoding response regulator transcription factor translates to MTSRILIVDDQAEIRAGIKAMLRLDPGLVVAADLSDGLQVVPYLRENPVDLVLMDIRMPGIDGVEATRRIRKEHPPEKLRVIVLTTFDQDDIVLAALRAGANGFLSKTVSPAELVAGINEVVGGGGALSAAATAALIGHMTDSPPPVIDQELLRRFDALTPRERDVVILVASGLGNDEIAAQMSVSPFTVKTHAVRAMTKVGARDRAQLVSFTFRAGLYP, encoded by the coding sequence ATGACCTCGCGGATTCTGATCGTCGACGACCAGGCCGAGATCAGGGCCGGGATCAAGGCCATGCTCCGGCTCGATCCGGGTCTCGTGGTCGCGGCCGATCTCTCCGACGGCCTCCAGGTCGTGCCCTACCTCCGGGAAAACCCCGTCGACCTGGTCCTGATGGACATCCGGATGCCCGGCATCGACGGTGTCGAGGCCACCCGCCGCATCCGCAAGGAGCACCCGCCCGAGAAGCTGCGGGTGATCGTGCTGACCACCTTCGACCAGGACGACATCGTTCTCGCCGCCCTGCGCGCGGGTGCCAACGGCTTCCTGAGCAAGACCGTGAGCCCGGCCGAACTCGTCGCCGGAATCAACGAGGTCGTCGGCGGTGGCGGTGCGCTGTCCGCCGCCGCGACGGCCGCGCTCATCGGCCATATGACCGACAGTCCGCCCCCGGTGATCGACCAGGAACTGCTGCGCCGCTTCGACGCCCTGACGCCCAGGGAGCGGGACGTGGTCATTCTCGTCGCGAGCGGGCTTGGCAACGACGAGATCGCGGCCCAGATGTCCGTGTCCCCGTTCACCGTGAAGACGCATGCGGTGCGGGCCATGACGAAGGTCGGCGCACGTGATCGAGCGCAACTCGTCTCGTTCACCTTCCGGGCCGGCCTGTACCCCTGA
- a CDS encoding sensor histidine kinase, whose translation MGEAQNNHDGPVAPLWVRRPEVLHLVAYALAALVFTGQIVAVIVRGSDWPTALSVLLAGGGVALSWWRPWAGLVVASAASFAVTEVGHDPLSVWMMAVFVLFSVTLRGKQPLAGIGIVAASFLGAFMTVGGFRGGAIVGAAALFSAVAGGATGAALRIHREHWLTLEERAESAIATREIEATRRVTEERLRIARDLHDVIGHQVALLSMHLGAAEIGLPEDAEPARQALVSARSSARTVVVETQRILTLLRLGDKRTDDEALRPTPALSGLQGLIASFESIGLDVRPALDLPTGFVEPSVGVTVYRVVQEALTNAYRHGEGAATVEVREHDGRICVTVENRVGDSPPGPGSGLGLVGMRERVESSHGRLTIDSDHGRFRVHAEFSPLGAAV comes from the coding sequence ATGGGCGAGGCGCAGAACAATCACGACGGTCCCGTGGCACCCCTGTGGGTCCGCCGCCCCGAGGTGCTGCACCTCGTCGCCTATGCGCTGGCCGCGCTGGTGTTCACCGGGCAGATCGTGGCGGTGATCGTGCGAGGTTCGGACTGGCCCACGGCCCTCTCCGTGCTCCTCGCCGGTGGCGGTGTCGCCCTCTCCTGGTGGCGGCCGTGGGCGGGACTGGTCGTGGCGAGCGCGGCGTCCTTCGCCGTCACCGAGGTGGGCCACGACCCGCTGTCGGTGTGGATGATGGCCGTGTTCGTGCTCTTCTCCGTCACCCTCAGGGGCAAGCAGCCGCTGGCCGGAATCGGCATCGTGGCGGCGTCCTTCCTCGGGGCGTTCATGACGGTCGGAGGATTCCGGGGCGGCGCGATCGTGGGAGCCGCCGCACTCTTCTCAGCCGTGGCAGGCGGTGCGACGGGGGCCGCGCTGCGCATCCACCGCGAGCACTGGCTCACCTTGGAGGAGCGGGCCGAGAGCGCCATCGCCACCCGCGAGATCGAGGCCACCCGCCGGGTGACCGAGGAACGACTCCGCATCGCCCGCGACCTCCACGACGTCATCGGCCACCAGGTCGCGCTGCTCAGCATGCATCTCGGCGCCGCCGAGATCGGGCTGCCCGAAGACGCCGAGCCCGCCCGGCAGGCCCTCGTCTCGGCCAGGTCGAGCGCCCGCACCGTCGTCGTCGAAACGCAACGGATCCTCACGCTCCTCCGCCTCGGGGACAAGCGAACCGACGACGAGGCGCTCCGGCCGACCCCCGCGCTCAGCGGCCTGCAAGGCCTCATCGCCTCCTTCGAGAGCATCGGCCTCGACGTCCGGCCGGCCCTCGACCTGCCCACCGGTTTCGTGGAGCCCAGCGTCGGCGTGACGGTCTACCGGGTCGTTCAGGAAGCGCTCACGAACGCCTACCGGCACGGCGAAGGGGCGGCAACGGTGGAGGTGCGCGAGCACGACGGCAGGATCTGCGTCACCGTCGAGAACCGCGTCGGTGACTCACCTCCTGGCCCGGGCAGCGGACTCGGACTCGTGGGGATGCGCGAACGCGTCGAGTCCTCCCATGGGCGACTGACGATCGACAGCGATCACGGGCGATTCCGGGTCCACGCGGAGTTCAGCCCCCTGGGAGCCGCCGTATGA
- a CDS encoding DUF308 domain-containing protein, with amino-acid sequence MTQTTVPSRTTTTTTTSSGLRSLYLIRVAFSLIWVALVFATSASLVSADKPTAIAAVLLVVYPLWDAIATLLEQRMTGTGSMDRVGATNVALGIATAAVMTAAVFSTIGAALLVFGIWALLSGAIQLVVAIRRRRTVGAQWPMIISGGLSVLAGASFAAMSASDTSGLSGIAGYSAFGAFWFLVSVVALSVRGRREERLR; translated from the coding sequence ATGACTCAGACCACCGTGCCCTCGCGTACGACCACCACCACGACGACGTCCTCCGGGCTCCGCTCGCTCTACCTGATCCGAGTCGCCTTCTCCCTGATCTGGGTGGCACTCGTCTTCGCGACCTCCGCCTCCCTCGTGTCGGCGGACAAGCCCACCGCGATCGCGGCCGTGCTGCTCGTCGTCTACCCCCTGTGGGACGCCATCGCCACGCTCCTCGAACAGCGCATGACCGGCACCGGCTCCATGGACCGCGTCGGTGCCACCAACGTGGCCCTCGGCATCGCCACCGCCGCCGTGATGACAGCCGCCGTCTTCTCCACCATCGGGGCGGCACTGCTCGTGTTCGGCATCTGGGCCCTCCTCTCCGGAGCGATCCAGCTCGTCGTGGCGATCCGCCGCCGACGCACCGTCGGCGCCCAGTGGCCCATGATCATCAGCGGCGGCCTGTCCGTCCTCGCCGGCGCCTCCTTCGCCGCCATGTCCGCCTCGGACACGAGCGGCCTGTCCGGCATCGCCGGCTACTCGGCCTTCGGCGCCTTCTGGTTCCTGGTCTCCGTCGTCGCCCTGAGCGTCCGCGGCCGCCGCGAGGAGCGCCTGCGCTAG
- a CDS encoding dienelactone hydrolase family protein, translating to MAHVALFHSVLGPRPAELLAAERLRRAGHTVVTPDLYAGETADTLDRGFRLVERMGWAVLIERAREALTGLPEETVLAGVSMGVGVVTDLWPERPAAAGVLLLHATADLPASVRPGLRVQLHAAEPDAFAPPERVAALQRAARKADVDLEVFRYPGVGHFYTDPDLPDHDPAAAELTWRRVLDFLA from the coding sequence ATGGCCCATGTCGCACTGTTCCACTCCGTCCTCGGCCCGCGCCCCGCCGAACTCCTCGCCGCCGAACGACTGCGCCGCGCCGGGCATACGGTCGTGACGCCCGACCTCTACGCGGGTGAGACCGCGGACACCCTCGACCGGGGGTTCCGGTTGGTCGAACGGATGGGCTGGGCGGTGCTGATCGAGCGGGCGCGCGAAGCCCTCACGGGGCTGCCGGAGGAGACCGTGCTCGCCGGCGTTTCTATGGGCGTGGGCGTCGTCACCGACCTCTGGCCCGAGCGCCCGGCTGCCGCCGGGGTCCTCCTCCTGCACGCCACCGCCGACCTGCCCGCCTCCGTCCGGCCGGGACTCAGGGTCCAGTTGCATGCCGCCGAACCGGACGCCTTCGCGCCGCCCGAGCGCGTGGCCGCTCTCCAGCGGGCGGCGCGGAAGGCCGACGTAGACCTGGAGGTCTTCCGCTACCCGGGCGTCGGCCACTTCTACACCGACCCCGACCTCCCCGACCACGACCCGGCCGCGGCGGAGCTGACGTGGCGCCGCGTGCTGGACTTCCTCGCCTAG
- a CDS encoding serine/threonine-protein kinase: MIGDIADPALHRLSTAEWPVGAGETAVQAEWTGSVRPGERIGPYIVLAELASGGMGRVYLARSPGGRTVAVKTLLAAADGGTVPDADLRRFAREVALAQRVRGVFTASVVDADAKARVPWMATEYVPAPSLQALVAGQGPLPSDGLHWVAAGIAEALVNIHAAGLVHRDVKPSNVLLPEDGPRVIDFGISQAADITRTRAALGTIAFAAPEQARGEPTTTASDVFSLGATLFHLATGRSPYRDMGQGTALEQLVRAAEGDLDLTGLPTELDALIRPCLALDPADRPDPRELLTRVGAVIAARPQAGGATDWLPRSWSTAIEQHRRRRTEEADAAQRRIDPEADTERTPRSPAGTRRMPPRPPTAGRHPHTGRWAALTLVALLAGGGVVYALQPDDGGGTPDPVRQDLRLALVEQSHQGACTDALPPPTFQAAEPNYCYQISTQAADRMSVTQLKDVRAELDQNAGGWVIRMAFEDADAKRFATLSERAAQRTQPQNQIAIVLGDRLISAPSVGESITGGEVDISGNFTADEAKDLAKELGAP; the protein is encoded by the coding sequence GTGATCGGTGACATCGCGGACCCGGCACTGCATAGGCTGAGCACCGCCGAGTGGCCTGTGGGAGCGGGGGAGACAGCGGTGCAGGCGGAGTGGACGGGGTCGGTGCGGCCCGGGGAGCGGATCGGGCCGTACATCGTGCTCGCCGAGCTGGCCAGTGGCGGGATGGGGCGGGTGTATCTGGCGCGCTCCCCCGGCGGTCGTACGGTCGCCGTGAAGACGCTGCTGGCGGCGGCCGACGGCGGCACGGTCCCCGATGCGGACCTCCGCCGTTTCGCCCGTGAGGTGGCGCTGGCCCAGCGGGTGCGCGGGGTGTTCACCGCGAGCGTCGTCGACGCGGACGCGAAGGCCCGGGTGCCGTGGATGGCCACGGAATACGTTCCGGCGCCGTCCCTTCAGGCGCTGGTGGCGGGCCAGGGACCGCTGCCGTCGGACGGGCTGCACTGGGTGGCGGCCGGGATCGCCGAGGCGTTGGTCAACATCCATGCCGCCGGTCTGGTGCACCGAGACGTCAAGCCGTCCAACGTGCTGCTCCCCGAGGACGGGCCCCGGGTGATCGACTTCGGGATCTCGCAGGCCGCCGACATCACCCGTACCAGGGCGGCCCTCGGCACCATCGCGTTCGCCGCGCCCGAACAGGCCCGGGGCGAGCCGACGACGACCGCTTCCGACGTCTTCTCGCTGGGCGCCACGCTGTTCCACCTCGCCACGGGCCGCAGTCCGTACCGGGACATGGGCCAGGGCACCGCGCTGGAGCAGCTGGTCCGGGCCGCCGAGGGCGACCTCGACCTGACCGGCCTGCCCACCGAACTCGACGCCCTGATCCGGCCCTGTCTCGCCCTGGACCCCGCCGACCGCCCCGACCCGCGCGAGCTGCTGACGCGGGTCGGCGCCGTCATCGCCGCCCGTCCGCAGGCCGGCGGCGCCACCGACTGGCTGCCGCGGAGCTGGTCCACGGCGATCGAACAGCACCGTCGGCGCCGTACCGAGGAGGCCGACGCCGCCCAGCGGCGCATCGACCCCGAGGCGGACACCGAGCGCACCCCGCGCAGTCCCGCCGGCACCCGCCGTATGCCCCCGCGGCCCCCGACGGCCGGGCGGCACCCGCACACCGGGCGCTGGGCCGCGCTGACCCTTGTGGCGCTCCTCGCGGGAGGCGGTGTCGTCTACGCACTCCAGCCGGACGACGGCGGCGGGACCCCGGATCCCGTACGGCAGGATCTGCGGCTGGCCCTGGTGGAGCAGAGTCACCAGGGCGCCTGCACCGACGCACTGCCGCCGCCCACCTTCCAGGCGGCGGAGCCCAACTACTGCTACCAGATCTCCACCCAGGCCGCGGACCGGATGAGCGTCACCCAACTCAAGGATGTCCGCGCCGAGTTGGACCAGAATGCGGGTGGCTGGGTGATCCGGATGGCGTTCGAGGACGCCGACGCCAAGCGGTTCGCGACGCTCTCCGAGCGGGCGGCGCAGCGCACTCAGCCGCAGAACCAGATCGCCATCGTCCTCGGGGACCGGCTCATCAGCGCCCCCTCCGTCGGCGAATCCATCACCGGTGGCGAGGTCGACATCAGCGGCAACTTCACCGCGGACGAGGCGAAGGACCTGGCGAAGGAACTCGGGGCGCCCTAG
- a CDS encoding helix-turn-helix domain-containing protein, with protein MDTVAFALTDGMLHFELSVAQEVFGSAPDAIPGPWYDMSVCGPGPVRVGRFLLEPDHGLDRLAQADTVIVPGWADIDVDPPADLVDAVRAAHEAGSRVASLCTGAFVLAAAGLLDGLRATTHWAHTDALAARHPLVEVDPDVLYVDNGTVLTSAGKAAALDLCLHLVRLDRGSSVANTVARRLVVPPHRAGGQAQFVSTPVPARDDHPLAELLPWVMERLDEPLTVEDLARRARTSSRTLGRHFRAATGTTPLQWLLNQRIRRAQELLETSDNSVDAIATATGMGTATTLRRHFNRTLGVPPDSYRRTFRASRTEVGRGAQT; from the coding sequence ATGGATACCGTGGCGTTCGCCCTCACCGACGGGATGCTGCACTTCGAACTCTCCGTGGCCCAGGAGGTGTTCGGGTCCGCCCCCGATGCCATCCCCGGGCCCTGGTACGACATGAGCGTGTGCGGGCCCGGCCCGGTGCGGGTCGGACGGTTCCTGCTGGAGCCCGACCACGGGCTCGACCGGCTCGCGCAGGCCGACACGGTGATCGTCCCCGGCTGGGCGGACATCGACGTCGACCCGCCCGCCGACCTGGTCGACGCGGTACGCGCGGCGCACGAGGCAGGCAGCCGCGTGGCCTCCCTGTGCACGGGCGCGTTCGTACTGGCCGCCGCGGGCCTGCTCGACGGCCTGCGCGCCACCACGCACTGGGCACACACCGACGCGCTGGCCGCCCGCCATCCCCTGGTCGAGGTCGACCCGGACGTCCTCTACGTCGACAACGGCACGGTGCTCACCTCGGCGGGCAAGGCCGCCGCACTGGACCTGTGCCTGCACCTGGTCCGACTGGACCGCGGCTCCTCCGTCGCCAACACCGTCGCCCGTCGGCTGGTCGTGCCGCCCCATCGGGCAGGCGGCCAGGCCCAGTTCGTCAGCACACCGGTGCCCGCCCGAGACGACCACCCGCTGGCCGAGCTGCTGCCCTGGGTGATGGAACGCCTCGACGAGCCGCTGACCGTGGAGGATCTGGCCCGCCGGGCCCGGACCAGCTCGCGCACCCTGGGCCGGCACTTCCGCGCGGCGACCGGCACCACCCCACTGCAATGGCTGCTCAACCAACGCATCCGCCGCGCCCAGGAGTTGCTGGAGACTTCCGACAACAGCGTCGACGCCATCGCGACAGCCACCGGCATGGGCACCGCCACGACCCTGCGCCGCCACTTCAACCGCACGCTGGGCGTGCCCCCGGACAGCTACCGGCGCACCTTTCGCGCGTCCCGCACAGAGGTCGGCCGAGGGGCACAGACCTAG
- a CDS encoding saccharopine dehydrogenase family protein codes for MGPGQKVAVFGAYGHTGRFVVAELLARGFVPVLSGRDAEKLRASAAPGLELRPASVDDAASLDRALAGTAAVINAAGPFATTAGPVIEAALRAGIPYVDVAAEIEANDDMFTHFDERARAAGALVVPAMAFYGGLGDLLVTAAMGDWTSADEVHVAYGLSGWHPTAGTRIAGDVSRERRGGKRVRYAKGRLEYHDDAQSIVEWPFPEPLGTRSVYAEFTMADVVTVPSHLTVPEVRTYMTTEAAAELSSPDTPAPAASDEHGRSDQTFLVDVLIRSAGRERRAVARGQDIYAVTAPLAVEAVRRILAGQTTAVGAASAGAAFDAADFLAALSAHVSVDLPR; via the coding sequence ATGGGACCGGGTCAGAAGGTCGCGGTGTTCGGGGCGTACGGGCACACCGGGCGGTTCGTGGTGGCGGAGCTGCTGGCCCGGGGGTTCGTGCCGGTGCTCTCCGGCCGTGACGCCGAGAAGCTGCGGGCGTCGGCCGCGCCGGGCCTGGAGCTGCGTCCGGCGTCGGTGGACGACGCGGCCTCACTGGACCGCGCGCTGGCCGGCACGGCGGCCGTGATCAACGCCGCGGGGCCGTTCGCGACGACCGCGGGGCCGGTGATCGAGGCGGCGCTGCGCGCCGGGATCCCGTATGTGGACGTGGCGGCCGAGATCGAGGCGAACGACGACATGTTCACGCACTTCGACGAGCGGGCCCGTGCGGCGGGCGCGCTGGTCGTGCCCGCGATGGCCTTCTACGGCGGACTCGGCGACCTGCTGGTCACGGCCGCGATGGGCGACTGGACGAGCGCCGACGAGGTGCATGTCGCGTACGGGCTGAGCGGCTGGCACCCCACCGCCGGGACGCGGATCGCGGGCGACGTGTCGCGGGAGCGGCGGGGCGGCAAGCGGGTCCGGTACGCCAAGGGGCGGCTGGAGTACCACGACGACGCCCAGTCGATCGTGGAATGGCCGTTCCCGGAGCCACTCGGCACGCGGTCGGTGTACGCGGAGTTCACGATGGCCGACGTCGTCACCGTCCCCAGCCACCTGACGGTCCCCGAGGTACGGACGTACATGACGACCGAGGCCGCCGCGGAACTCTCGTCCCCGGACACCCCGGCCCCGGCCGCGTCCGACGAGCACGGCCGCTCCGACCAGACCTTCCTGGTCGACGTCCTCATCCGCTCCGCGGGCCGGGAACGCCGCGCGGTGGCACGCGGCCAGGACATCTACGCGGTGACGGCGCCGCTGGCGGTGGAGGCGGTGCGCCGCATCCTCGCGGGACAGACGACGGCGGTCGGCGCCGCGTCAGCGGGCGCGGCCTTCGACGCGGCTGACTTCCTGGCCGCTCTGTCGGCACACGTCTCGGTCGACCTCCCCCGCTAG